A window of Bactrocera dorsalis isolate Fly_Bdor chromosome 4, ASM2337382v1, whole genome shotgun sequence genomic DNA:
aaaaattaaataaataattttttgtttagagtaatttattattaaacgcagataaaaaaatggaaacaacaTGTTTAGTACTCAGGAGACTCACGCTATATAATTCGTTGATAATCGTTGTTGAAaccaacacttgcctgaacatCTTCTCTATGTTCCCAGTTATTACCACTCGATAGCCACGAAAGCGTAAACGTATACTACTCAACGAATCCTGAAGCGTTGGACCTACCAGTTGAATATCGGTCAATGAGATTCCAGTACTGCAGTAAATAGGTTCTCCACTGAATCCAATAGTGCATCATGTGGTCCCCGTATGTCCAAATAGGTTTCAACGTTTGATTGTAGACTAAGATTTTATTTGATGTATGTTGTTATCGCCGATtagcaagtttttttttgttgtattttagttttagttccgattcttttttgtatatgttccttccatggcgaatatcgcattcgacggaacgatggacctggcttcgcttggaatatccaattcgggccacgtagcgaaaagaagaaacgactggcgcgctgtggttaactcggctataatcgcgtaagcggtgtctacgccaataaagaagaagaaaatgaaaaagtcGATCAGGTCAGGCAATTTTCTTATGTCGGAAGGACAGTAAGTCGGCTTGCCAGTAGACTTGAAGTCGTATTCAGTGGCCATAGCAGCCTTAAATAGCTCTCTCCCCTGACTGTCGTCTATATgcccaatttttttatttttattttattggccAATAAACTTTGGgaagaaaacattaaataaattcactaaaaataactttaaaatagatttacaaaatcaaaaaaaaaaaagaaatttaaagtaatttttctcGTAAATTACTTGAAACAATGtaagaatgaaaataaaataacgaaTCATCTGAGAATTTAATACGTTTTGTTTCTGACGAGTCATTTGGTTGGGAACGTGGCCAATTAAGATTCTAATcgaaataattacatttttgtataaaatagtgTGGAAGAAGTGTGATAAATATTAATGTCTAGAGGTATCTTATCACGTCATTCACAAATAAGTACAGTGAAAACTCCCTTGGGCGGACACTCACCGTCAGTCAACTTTTGTCCGCCCATGAGAGGTGTCCGCTCAATGGAGTGGGTagctattttataaatttttaattttattatgtccTTAATACTCACCACTTTCAgatttaaatgcaaaacaattcATATAACATTGTTCAAACaggaatttatgtatgtattatgtacttcaaaaattcatataaatttcatGTAAATTCAAATgaagtaatatataaaaaatataaatattaaatttattgcttGAAAAACTGGGTAATTGTAGACTGGCTtaagtttttttgcttttttaaaagcaaattatttTGCAGATGGCtttcaaaattttgcaacaatGCAATAAGGTCGTCGCtacaaaatctttttaaatttgaaacggcATGCCGCGGCAGTCAATGCGGTTTCGtttgagaaaatttaatttctttcttcgGTAGTACTCTCATTATCAGTACTATTATCGTCAATAGtttctatggtttcgtcaattATAACGTCTAACTCGAAGTCTGAGCTTTCGGTCCATGCATTATTATCTATTTGGACAAAGTCATCCGGATTTGAATGAGTACACTCTCCAAGGGCTTTTGATAATTCAAAAATCGAAGCCAGCGTTGATAACGGCAAGTCATGTTCGGGATCGAATTCAGGAGCCAGATTTCTATTTTTGTCAAATCCTGCCTTTTGGAAGCAATTTTTTACGGTTTGCGGTTGAACATTTGCCCAGGCTTCTTTTATGAAATGCGTCTAAAacgtttatattttctttttggcGAACCAGTGTCTATgcttaccaaaatatttttaacctgAGAGTTTCGGtagtgaattttaaaattttgaataattccttGATCCAAAGGCTGGCAAACTGAAAAGGTGTTACTAGGCAGAAAtagtattttaacatttttcaaacttaTATCTCGAGGGTGGGATGCTGCGTTGTCTAAAAACAAAAGAACTTTTCTGTTTTTCAACTCCATTTTTTGTCGAGTTCTTTCAACCACTGTGTCATCAGCAaataaccacataatctgtaaacaagggcctaggttggtcaactttggttattttgtcataccgcattttgttgttgttcacttaatcacataaccacataacccgataaccaccttattgTGAACAGCCTAATTACATTGAATTCGGGGAGTCcccttttttcatttgttataaTCTGTTAGTTATACATACGCCATACACACATTCTCATATTTTGTCCGCTTACGAGGTGTTCGCGTCCGCCCAAGAGAGGTTTTTGATTGATTTGTTATGAAAACAGAAGTCAATGTCCGTCGATAAGAGCTTCGTGTCCGCTTAGTAGAGGGGTTTCGTCCAACTTTGTAGCAATGAACTGTTCGCGTCCGGTCAAGAGAGTGTCCGCCTAAGGGAGGGCGATTTGTTCTGAAAATTGTACTTAAAACTTGGTGCATGAAAAAATGTCCGCCCAAGGGAGGTGTCCGTCTAATAGAGGTGTCCGTTAGGAGAGGTTTCTCTGTACATACTAAATTCAGTATTATATACacttataaatatacttatatgggTACATAGATAAAGGGTTAAAAACTACAGAGTTATTGAACTAAGTTTCCGTCGATCTACCTTATAATCATTTGCAGGTCTTTTCATTTATTGGTTTAACATTAAAGCGTAAGTCAAGGGAACATAccatgagcaaaaaatagtaagactttctttataattataaaattcttGATTTATTCTTCAATCCAATCCAATAgaccccaatacacttgtgccaacgctTGTTCCAATAAAGTCAATTTCCAATAGCTTTCAATGCGTGGaacgattcacgtttaatgtcgtCATTTGATTCCAAATAGTTTACTCAGAAGTTATACGgaactaaatcaggcgaatacggtggttgcggtaggatattggttgaaaatggtgcattatcgtggtgccaaaaccaagagttgtcggcccatactTCCGGCCTACGTGTAGATTTACGAAAACGACGCACAACActaatagtattccttgttgacagtttaccCTGTCAGAGGAATTCGGAGTTCACCACACCTAGATAATCGACCAAACCTGTCAACATAACCTGCCTGCTTTGACGTGTGTTTTCGGCTTTGGCTCATTTTTGCGACGTCATTCGGCTGATTGATCGTCTATTTCCGCCGTAAGCATCAATCCAAtattcatcgccagtaataatacgtttcacgacatcctggtagtcggaacgcattgtttcacagacgttgaCGCAACTCTGTTTTTCGATAAGATTGAGTGATTTTGACACCAAatatgctttcacttttcttaggctttaataattttcaaaactgttttcGTTGATCCCTCCGATATTCTAACGATGcaagtaagatctctgactgttcaTTGTCgcttctcaagcaccaattcctttaatTCGAAACACttgccttttccaacattctgaacgtttcggcaccagaaatttgattccgcacactaAATTAAATGGGACCTCTTTGTTGAATTATTGCACTCACCGTAAAAATCGCCAACATGCAcattatgtacttcagaaaaacAAGGGTATACTAAACGTTAATGATTATTTTCAtgtaaaatttggcacaatgataaatgtttttaaaagagTTGCCATCTGCTTATAAAATGTATGCAATCAATACAAGATATTTGAGAATTTGTAGTGAGTGTAATACTATTGTATTATTGTAATAACACTTTCTtccaagaaaataaaaaacacattttctaaaGAGTATTATATTgctttaataaacaaaaattaaaaacaaataagcacaaaatacacacatgtacacatatctaaaaatttttaacatctAAATCATAAATAGGTCGGTGATCAAATTTAACGTTCTCGAGTTGAGTCTTCAAAAGTCAAACTTTTGAATACCGTGAGCTTTCGCTTGATCCATAAAGCATTTGCCATACACTTCAGTTGCCTCGCAATGATCATCTGGTACAGCAATATCGGCGCAAGCGTCGATAATTTCACGAGCTGTCTTCAATTTATCTGCATCACCGTCAGTGAAGTCCTGTGCATGCTGATCGGCGACCGACTTGACAAACTTGCCATTACTATCCATCTGAGGAGcgtcaaataaaatatgttggtagtaatgacataaaatattatcatgtatattaataaatacttaCCGCGCCATATTTTTTCATCAAACAGGAGCGCAAGCATTTGCCTTCCTTACTGGACGCTGGTACTTTTGCGACTATGTCCTGAATGTCAGCTGCGGTTTAGATAACGCTAGGTATAATTCAGCAATATTGAATTATAGTGATTCTTATACTCACAGTCGGCAGCACCCACTTCGCCACGGCACTCCTCCGCTCTggtcataaaattttttatagccTCTTCTTTGTTGAAAGCAGCGTTGGAGACAGCGGCACTCAAAATACATAAGGCGGCGAATAGAATGAATTTGGCCA
This region includes:
- the LOC105222948 gene encoding general odorant-binding protein 28a, with the protein product MAKFILFAALCILSAAVSNAAFNKEEAIKNFMTRAEECRGEVGAADSDIQDIVAKVPASSKEGKCLRSCLMKKYGAMDSNGKFVKSVADQHAQDFTDGDADKLKTAREIIDACADIAVPDDHCEATEVYGKCFMDQAKAHGIQKFDF